From one Trifolium pratense cultivar HEN17-A07 linkage group LG1, ARS_RC_1.1, whole genome shotgun sequence genomic stretch:
- the LOC123912001 gene encoding uncharacterized protein LOC123912001, with translation MQNNSVRKYLVGQPGLFSDENKTLNAETHSTRDRYGSYAYGLPTIAYNEAQGNNVIQSYIPDDSIDAKVSQQNQFNQETDEAHEEDMEIGYDDRPPTPTYEGLEQRFIDEIMKLVGERSDKEDAEFARHNERIAEINEEFQEKLSSLRALQETRREEFLRKELQARSNQYQDGKRNHFPTMKVADANGYLCPSTTFIAGEAASSSKFHAAPEYDKYVVEPTEHLTTTSNGVKTSQRNETRVPLPPGRVYQNSSVHN, from the exons ATGCAGAATAATTCTGTAAGAAAATATCTCGTAGGCCAGCCAGGCTTGTTTTCTGATGAGAACAAGACTTTAAATGCAGAGACACATTCAACAAGGGATAGATATGGATCATATGCATATGGCTTGCCAACTATTGCATATAATGAAG CTCAAGGGAATAATGTGATACAGTCCTACATTCCAGATGACTCAATTGACGCCAAAGTCAGTCAGCAGAACCAATTCAACCAAGAAACAGACGAGGCTCATGAGGAAGACATGGAAATTGGATATGACGACAGGCCACCAACACCAACTTACGAGGGTCTTGAACAAAGATTTATTGATGAAATCATGAAATTAGTTGGGGAGCGGAGTGATAAAGAAGATGCAGAATTTGCTAGGCACAATGAG AGAATAGCTGAGATAAACGAAGAGTTCCAGGAGAAGTTATCTTCCCTAAGAGCTCTTCAAGAAACTCGGAGAGAAGAATTTCTTCGCAAGGAATTGCAGGCAAGATCGAATCAGTATCAGGATGGTAAAAGGAATCACTTCCCCACCATGAAGGTTGCAGATGCAAATGGCTATTTATGTCCTTCAACAACATTCATTGCTGGAGAAGCAGCTAGTAGTAGTAAGTTTCACGCTGCTCCTGAGTATGATAAATATGTTGTAGAACCAACCGAGCACTTGACAACAACTTCAAATGGGGTAAAAACTAGTCAAAGAAATGAGACAAGGGTTCCATTGCCCCCTGGTCGTGTTTACCAAAACAGTTCTGTACATAACTAG